One genomic window of Halanaerobium saccharolyticum subsp. saccharolyticum DSM 6643 includes the following:
- a CDS encoding TrlF family AAA-like ATPase, with translation MKDFIQYPKGSEWRKWDLHVHTPASFHWNGMKFSNCNDDEKNELLEKMLKTINNCEVSVFTFVDYWTFNGYLMFNKYIDDNNLKLKKTVFPGMELRIEAPVDYRLNVQVILSDSLTKQELLDFKSQLHISSINRPLSKEAIINFAKTLDDSKAEHHGYASPDKLNNDELFELGCKTIEITRQSLKKAFNTIPSNMGFIMMPYDTSDGLEKLDWANHPSADNYFMQSTHIFETRKESNVDLFLGNKNDNNKDFIDNFQKTLGNKPKPACCGTDAHKFSKYGQFPSDKITWIKANPSFEGLKQIIFEPETRVKISQIKPKNKSNYQVVDKVKFLDDSCDNRFPDDWIELNSNLNVIIGGKSSGKSLLLYHIAKTIDSVQVIKKINTTEIKGYDFEDESEFDFEVKWKDGRIDKLSNEKENIRSITYLPQMYINNLAEEDGDDDLNSLVLDILKQDDDFKNEYNNKQEEIKELNKDINLSIVNLFELREEIEEQYKNFKKLGDKEAIEAEIKNINSEIEILRESSNFSEEENKKYNQIKDEQEKVEKEINNLEKIINNLTKFKSDTNIAMNNFIEKIENSYQELLINFEDNENILKKIYNELYNAFKNNVEKITEKSFKPILEYENELKTLKSKNEELKKDLKPYLAKFKNQNQLEKLQKNLNERKNELSNIIKEEKKINKNLDKEEKIKEVIISLYQERYESYKEIINYLEEENYVFENIELQASLKFKKDEFDNHFTDEINKKLTNLNDYEFYENYIYNYDKNNHLKNINDLFRKLLNKENNNIKLKKNSTKRNALTNLLEDYFYINYDLIQNGDPIFHMSPGKRGLVLLQLFLHLSNSKHPILIDQPEDNLDNRTIYKELNEFIKNKKIERQIIIVTHNANLVVSTDAESVIVANQDGQEIGRDNKKYKFEYITGALECTFENKEKNGVLYKKGIKQHVCEILEGGKDAFKKREERYGFE, from the coding sequence ATGAAAGATTTTATCCAATATCCAAAGGGTTCTGAATGGAGAAAATGGGATTTACATGTCCATACTCCTGCTTCTTTTCATTGGAATGGAATGAAATTTTCAAATTGTAACGATGATGAAAAAAATGAATTGCTAGAAAAAATGCTTAAAACTATTAATAATTGTGAAGTATCAGTTTTTACTTTTGTAGATTATTGGACATTTAATGGTTATTTAATGTTTAATAAATATATTGATGATAATAATTTAAAACTTAAAAAAACAGTTTTTCCAGGAATGGAGTTACGAATTGAAGCGCCAGTTGATTATAGATTAAATGTTCAAGTTATTCTTTCTGATAGCCTAACAAAACAAGAGTTATTAGATTTTAAATCACAACTTCATATAAGTTCAATTAATAGACCTTTATCTAAAGAAGCTATTATTAACTTTGCTAAAACACTTGATGATAGTAAAGCTGAACATCATGGTTATGCTTCACCAGATAAATTAAACAATGATGAATTGTTTGAGCTTGGTTGTAAAACAATTGAAATTACTCGTCAATCATTAAAAAAAGCTTTTAATACAATACCATCTAATATGGGTTTCATTATGATGCCTTATGACACTTCAGATGGGTTAGAAAAATTAGATTGGGCAAATCATCCCTCTGCTGATAACTATTTTATGCAATCCACACATATTTTTGAAACTCGAAAAGAATCTAATGTTGATCTTTTTCTAGGAAACAAAAACGATAATAACAAAGATTTTATAGATAATTTCCAAAAAACTTTAGGAAATAAACCCAAACCAGCTTGTTGTGGAACAGATGCACATAAGTTTTCAAAATATGGTCAATTTCCGAGTGACAAAATAACTTGGATTAAGGCTAATCCTAGTTTTGAAGGATTAAAGCAGATAATATTTGAACCTGAAACTAGAGTAAAAATTTCACAAATCAAACCTAAAAACAAATCTAATTATCAAGTAGTAGATAAAGTTAAATTTTTAGATGATTCTTGTGATAATCGTTTTCCAGATGATTGGATAGAATTAAACTCAAATCTTAATGTAATTATTGGAGGTAAATCTTCTGGAAAGTCATTGTTATTATATCATATTGCTAAAACTATTGATTCAGTACAAGTTATTAAAAAAATTAATACAACTGAAATAAAAGGTTATGATTTTGAAGATGAATCTGAATTTGATTTTGAAGTAAAATGGAAAGATGGAAGAATAGATAAATTATCAAATGAAAAAGAAAATATACGGTCAATAACTTATCTTCCACAAATGTATATAAATAATTTAGCTGAAGAAGATGGTGATGATGATTTAAATAGTTTAGTTTTAGATATTTTGAAACAAGATGATGATTTTAAAAACGAATATAATAATAAACAAGAGGAAATAAAAGAATTAAATAAAGATATTAATCTTTCGATTGTTAATCTTTTTGAGCTTAGAGAAGAAATTGAAGAGCAGTATAAAAATTTTAAAAAATTGGGAGACAAAGAAGCAATAGAAGCAGAGATTAAAAATATAAACTCAGAAATTGAAATTTTAAGAGAAAGTTCGAACTTTTCTGAAGAAGAGAATAAAAAATACAATCAAATAAAAGATGAACAGGAAAAAGTTGAAAAAGAAATTAATAATTTAGAAAAAATAATAAATAATTTAACAAAATTTAAATCTGATACAAATATTGCAATGAATAATTTTATAGAAAAAATAGAAAATAGTTATCAAGAATTATTAATTAATTTTGAGGATAATGAAAATATTTTAAAAAAAATATATAATGAGCTTTATAATGCTTTCAAAAATAATGTTGAAAAAATAACTGAAAAAAGTTTCAAGCCAATATTAGAATACGAAAATGAACTTAAAACATTAAAATCAAAGAATGAAGAATTAAAAAAGGATTTAAAACCGTATTTAGCTAAATTTAAAAATCAGAATCAATTAGAAAAATTACAAAAAAATTTAAATGAAAGGAAAAATGAGTTAAGTAATATTATAAAAGAAGAAAAGAAAATAAATAAAAATTTAGATAAAGAAGAAAAAATAAAAGAGGTAATTATTTCTTTATATCAAGAAAGATATGAGTCATATAAAGAAATTATAAATTATTTAGAAGAAGAAAATTATGTGTTTGAAAATATAGAATTACAAGCTTCATTAAAATTTAAGAAAGATGAATTTGATAATCATTTTACTGACGAGATTAATAAAAAATTAACTAACTTGAATGATTATGAGTTTTATGAAAATTATATTTATAATTATGATAAAAATAATCATTTAAAAAATATAAACGATCTATTTAGAAAATTACTTAATAAAGAAAACAATAATATTAAACTAAAGAAAAATTCAACTAAAAGAAATGCTTTAACAAATTTGTTAGAAGACTATTTCTACATAAATTATGATTTGATTCAAAATGGAGATCCCATATTTCATATGTCTCCTGGCAAAAGGGGATTAGTTTTATTACAACTATTTTTGCATTTGAGTAATTCAAAACACCCTATTCTTATTGATCAACCAGAAGACAATTTAGACAATCGAACAATATATAAAGAATTAAATGAATTTATTAAAAACAAAAAAATTGAAAGACAGATAATTATAGTAACTCATAATGCAAATTTAGTAGTTTCTACAGATGCAGAATCAGTAATTGTGGCAAATCAAGACGGACAAGAAATAGGTAGAGATAATAAAAAATATAAATTTGAATATATAACTGGAGCTTTAGAATGTACTTTTGAAAATAAAGAAAAAAATGGTGTTCTATATAAAAAAGGCATTAAACAGCATGTATGTGAAATATTAGAAGGAGGAAAAGATGCCTTCAAAAAAAGAGAAGAAAGATATGGTTTTGAATAA
- the xerA gene encoding site-specific tyrosine recombinase/integron integrase translates to MRLKMSLKLNNNDLICVKFNYNQEIINKIRLIPGSRWNPAQKYWTFNNDKAKLALFIEMFKDEYLIFESEIKNFAAADAITDYLNYYYLPQFEKKLKLKGYSQSTIKVYINHNKNFISYLKKDLFSITMNDLNDYILYLIDEKENTHSFANQFISAFKTFNNLILGLENVNRKLFRPKKKKKLPKVLNKREVKDIINSVYNLKHQLILIITYSAGLRVSEVVKLKISDIDSERMLIYIRNSKGDKDRYTLLSQSALTKLKLYLKAFQVQKYDKQWLFPGQNKDRHLSKRSAQKVFKKACHKAGINKKVGIHSLRHSFATHLLEQGVDLRYIQNLLGHKSSTTTEIYTHVSNKSLTRIINPFDKL, encoded by the coding sequence ATGAGGTTGAAAATGAGCTTGAAATTAAATAATAATGATTTAATTTGTGTTAAATTCAATTATAATCAGGAAATTATTAATAAAATCAGATTAATACCCGGCAGCCGTTGGAATCCTGCTCAAAAATATTGGACCTTTAATAATGACAAAGCTAAGCTGGCCCTTTTTATCGAAATGTTTAAAGATGAATATTTGATTTTTGAAAGTGAAATTAAAAATTTTGCCGCAGCAGATGCAATTACTGATTATTTAAATTATTATTATCTACCTCAATTTGAAAAAAAGCTAAAGCTAAAAGGTTATTCTCAGAGTACAATTAAAGTATATATTAACCATAATAAAAATTTTATTAGTTATCTTAAAAAAGATCTGTTTTCTATAACAATGAACGATTTGAATGATTATATTTTGTATCTGATAGATGAAAAAGAGAATACTCATTCATTTGCAAATCAATTTATTAGTGCCTTTAAGACGTTTAATAATTTAATTTTAGGCTTGGAGAACGTTAATAGAAAATTATTTCGTCCAAAAAAGAAGAAAAAGCTGCCTAAAGTTTTAAATAAAAGAGAAGTTAAAGATATTATTAACTCAGTTTATAATTTAAAACATCAATTAATTTTAATTATAACTTATTCTGCAGGCTTAAGAGTTAGCGAAGTTGTGAAACTTAAAATATCTGATATTGATTCAGAAAGAATGTTGATTTATATACGCAACAGCAAGGGGGACAAGGATAGGTATACATTATTATCTCAAAGTGCTTTAACTAAGCTTAAACTATATTTAAAAGCCTTTCAGGTGCAAAAATACGATAAACAGTGGCTTTTCCCAGGCCAGAATAAGGATAGGCATTTATCTAAAAGAAGTGCACAGAAAGTTTTTAAAAAAGCCTGCCATAAAGCTGGAATAAATAAAAAGGTTGGAATTCATTCTTTAAGACATTCTTTTGCTACTCATTTATTGGAGCAGGGAGTCGATTTAAGATATATACAAAATTTATTAGGCCACAAGAGTTCCACAACAACTGAAATATATACTCATGTTAGCAATAAAAGCTTAACCAGAATTATTAATCCTTTTGATAAATTATAG